The Syntrophobotulus glycolicus DSM 8271 DNA window TTTTCTTAATATTTCGACGGCACTTTTGGCTGTCCTATCCCGTGCCAAAAACAAGGATGGAAATAAGCAAAGGGCTTAAGGTAAATTTTATGCTTGAGCACACAGCCTCTGACGACTTTAAGTCCCTTTTCTTGGCACTGTTGATCGATTTCCTCCGTCCAGTTTTTTTCCTGAAACCAGATACAAAATGCCCCTGCCGCAGCTGTCTGTTCAACGATCTCAGGAGCAAGATCCAGGTGGACACACAAAACGACGACATCAACTGTCCCTCGCAGCTCCGCCAAAGAAGAATATCCTTTGCACCCTTCGATTCTGGCTAAGTCCTCAGCAACAGGATAAACCCGGCATCCGAACTCTTTAAATAAACGCCAGGCTTTCCAGGCGTGCTTATGCTTTAAAAACTTTTCTTTATTTGCGACCACGGCAAAGCTCATTTTGGTGTTAAGACCGTCTGCCAATTCAAATACATGTTTTTTTCTTTTCATCTTATCTTCACTCCTGTTTTCTTTCTACTAATGCATATGATTCATTTAATGCATATGATTCATTCCTGCAAAAAAGCTTTCAATCGTGAAAAAACGTTTGGCGATGGTTAGAGAACCATCGCCAAACGTTTTGATCTGTTTTTCATCAGATATCTTTAATCATATTTATGATATGGGCTTAAGCCCCCGGTATTTTCTATTGGACAACAATGGTATTTGCCATAGGCAGGACGGGCCTCTCCTGCCCCAGGACCAGTGCTTTTCTGAGTATGTCCATGCTGCTTTCAGCCTTTTGGGCATCGGATGTATAGATTTTCAATAAGGATTCCCCGGTCAAGACTTTTTCACCGGTTTTTTTCAGAATAACCAGACCTGCCCCGAAATCAATCGTGCTTTCTTTGGTCTCACGGCCCGCTCCCAGCATCATGGCCGCCCGTCCCACCAAGCCGGCATCAATATTCTGAATAAAAGCATCCTCCGGGGCCTGGTAGGTCTTTACATAGGGCGCTAAAAATAACTCCTTATTTTGAACTTTAAGCAGATCTCCTTTTTGGGCGGAAATCAACTGGCAGAATTTCTGCCAGGCGGCTCCGGAATCAAGGGCTTTTTGCAAGAGCCTTTTCCCTTCCCCGACACAATCTGTCTTGCCGGCGGCAATCAACATCCAGCTTCCGAGTAAAAGGCAAACCTCTAACAGATCAGCCGGCCCAGTTCCCTGTAAAGAATCCACTACTTCCAGAATCTCCAGGCTGTTGCCCACTGCATTCCCTAAAGGCTGGTTCATGTCACTGAGTATGGCTATGGTTTTCCGTTCCAGCTTGTTCCCGATATCCACCATGATTTCAGCCAGGGTCCTAGCCTGCTCGATATCCGGCATAAAGGCCCCTGATCCGTACTTGACATCCAAAACAATACCTTGTGCCCCGGCAGCAATTTTTTTGCTCATGACCGAGGAAGCAATCAGGGGAATAGAATTGACGGTTCCTGTAACATCTCTCAAGGCATAGAGTTTCTTATCGGCGGGAACAATATCCGCGGATTGCGCGGTGACAGCCAAACCAATATCAGCAACCTGTTTGAGAAAAGCTTCTTCGCTAAGTTCTGTGTGAAAACCCGGAATAGCCTCCAATTTGTCTATTGTTCCCCCGGTAAAACCAAGTCCCCGTCCGGACATTTTTGCGATCTTGACTCCACAGGCGGCCACTAAAGGAGCAACAATAAGTGTCGTCTTATCTCCTACTCCTCCTGTACTGTGTTTGTCGATACAGTGCAAACCGTATTTGCCCAGGTCTATCTGTTTACCGCTTTGAGCCATTGCCAGCGTAAGCTCGGCAGTTTCCTCAGCAAGCATACCCTGAAAATAGATTGCCATCAACCATGCCGAAATCTGATAATCCGGAATATCCCCACTGACATAGCCCCGGATAATGAATTGGATTTCCTCTTTGTTTAAGAGCTGACCATTGCGTTTCTTTTCAATCAAATCGACCATTCTCATCAAGAAGCAGCCCCTTTGACTAGCTTATTTTTCAAGCAAACAGATCTGATAACCAATCATTTCAGTGCTAATCATCAAGCTTTTTGATGATTAATGTTAATAAAGCAACAAAGGTTTTTTCAATCTTTTCCGTAGTCTCGATGACTTCCCGATGATTGAGCTTTTGTTTTAAGACACCCGCCGCCATATTCGTCACACAGGAAAGGCCCAAAACTCTCATTCCCCCATGATTGGCCACAATCACTTCAGGTACGGTCGACATTCCCACCAAATCGGCGCCTATCGTCCTCAAGTACCTGATTTCGGCCGGAGTTTCATAGCTTGGGCCGCTCAACCCCGCATAAATCCCCTGTTGGGGAGTGATTCCCAGTTCAGCCATGGCCTCTGATGCTGTTTTTCTCCATACCGGGTCGTAGGCTTCACTGAGATCCGGAAAACGAGGTCCCAGCTCAGGATAATTCTTTCCTCGCAAGGGATTCCTGCCGATAAGATTAATATGGTCTTCGATGATGATCAAATCTCCCGGCGCATAGGCCGTATTCACCCCGCCGGCAGCATTGGTCACGATCAGGCCCTTGATCCCTAAGGATTTCAGGACACGGACAGGAAAAGTGACCTCTTGCATGTCATAGCCTTCATAATAGTGAAAACGGCCCTGCAAAGCAATCAGGCTTCTTTCTCCGATTCTGCCCGCAACCAAACGACCGCAGTGCCCTTCTACTGTGGAAATCGGAAAATCGGGGATCTCTTCATAAGGAATAATGATTTTATCCTCAATCAATTCCGCAAAGCCTCCGAGACCGGACCCCAAAATGACACCGAATTGTGGGGAAAGTGAACCGAGCTTCTTTTTGATCTCGAGTGCGGCTTGATTGATCTGGTCAATCGGTTGAACTTGTGCATCCATCTTACCGGGCCTCCTTATCATCTCTGATTGAATCCATAAAGCTTTTGCCGGCTTGCGGCGGGGCAATCTCTAAGTACTCAGATATGGTTGCCCCGATATCGGCGAAGCTGGCTCGCAAGCCCAGGTCTACTCCGTTTTTGATTCTTTTCCCAAACACTAGCAAAGGGACATATTCCCTGGAATGGTCTGTACTGATCGTCGTGGGGTCACAGCCATGATCCGCGGTGATCAAGAGCAGGTCCTCTTCTTTCATTGTTTCCAGAATTTCCGGTATTCTTTGATCAAAGTTCGCTAAGGCATCCGCATAACTTTGCACATTGTTGCGGTGACCGTAAAGCATGTCAAAATCAACAAGATTGGTCATGATTAAACCCTTGAAGTCTTTTTTCATATAGGCCAGGGTTTTTTCAACGCCATCCATATTCCCAATTGTGGAGACATGCTCCGTAATCCCGCATCCCGCAAAAATATCATTGATTTTGCCAACGGCTAAAACGGACATGCCGTTCTCTTTAATCTGATCTAAAAGGGTCTTTCCAGTCGGTTTTATGGAAAAGTCATGGCGATTACTCGTCCGGTAATAATCGTCCTCTGTTCCTAAAAAGGGCCTGGCAATTACCCTGGAAACCTGCATTTCCCCAACCAGCATTTCCCGGGCCGTTTGGCAGATGTGCATCAGTTCAGCCAAGGAAATCACTTCCTCATGGGCGGCAATTTGAAAGACAGAATCTGCCGAGGTATAGACAATCGGTCTTCCGGTCCTGACGTGTTCCTTGCCCAGCCTTTGTATGATCTCCGTACCCGAGGCAACTTCATTGCCCAGAACCTTGCGGCCAATTTTCTTTTCAAATTCTTGGATAAAAGGTTCGGGGAATCCCTGAGGGAAAACCGGGAAAGCCCTTTCTGATATGATTCCCGTCATTTCCCAATGACCGGTCGTTGTATCTTTACCTTTGGATTTTTCCGCCATCTTGCCATAGCAACCTAAAGGGTTTTCGGCAGCTTGAGTAAACGGAAGCTCTGCGATATTACCCAAACCAAGTCTCAGCAGGTTGGGGATGTTTAACCCGCCCATTGCCCTGGCGATATTGCCCAGGGTATTGCTGCCCTCATCACCATAATCCCCGGCATCAGGCATGGCACCTATTCCCACACTGTCCAGCACAATGAGAATTGCTCTACGCGTCATTTTTTTGTCCTCCTCGCTTTGCTCTGGGATGGGCTTTTTCGAAGACATCCCGCAGTCTGTTCTTTGTAAGATGGGTATAGATCTGGGTTGTCGATATATCGGCATGGCCCAGCATCTCTTGCACCGAGCGCAGATCTGCGCCGTGATCCAAAAGGTGGGTGGCAAAACAGTGCCTCATCAAGTGCGGATAGATCTTTGCTCCGGCCTTATTCTTTACCGCCCTGTTCTTCAGTATTGTCCAAATTCCCTGCCGGGTAAGCCTGCCTCCTCTTGCATTGAGGAACAGAGAATTGCTTTCAGCTGTTGTTGGTTTGCGGTTTTTTCTCAACAGGTGATTTCTGGCTTCCAGCAGGTACTTCTGGAGGGCAAGCAGGCACGGTTCACTTAAAGGTACGATTCTTTCCTTGTTTCCTTTGCCCCGGCACCTGACATATCCGACTTCCAGGGAAATTTGATTCAGGCTTAGCGTAATCAGTTCCGATACGCGCAGACCGCTTCCATATAATACTTCCAGAATTGCGGTATCTCTGATTTCTAAGAGCATACCGGCCTGGCTTTCTTTATCATCCCTATGATTGATAAGGCTATTGACGGCACTTTCCGAAAGAACATGCGGAAGAGGCTGTTCCAGTTTAGGAACGACGATCAGCTCTGTCGGATCATCCGTTCTTTTTCCTTCATCTGAAAGATAAGAAAAAAAACCCTTAAGAGCCGCTGTATACCGGGCTATACTTCTCGCTGAAATCCCCTGCTCATTAACGGAATAAAGGAAGGAAAAAAGATCAACAGGCTGACATTGAAAAAGATTATTTTGGTTTTCTTCAAGATAAATCAACAGTTTTTTCAGGTCCCGCCGGTAGCTCTGGCAAGTATTTCCCGATAAGCCCCTTTCTATTTTTAGATAGTTAATATAGTCATCCAACACCTGCTCATCCACAAAAAAAGCCCCCTCCTTACATGAGAATCATTTCTACATTCGGGGGGGTTTTTCCTTTATTCTTTATTCTCAGACGTCTCCAGCTGTGTCTCAATATCCAAAAGTTTGATGACCGGGAGTCAGTAACCCAATAGCCTGACGCCGAGAACCGAGAAATATCCTTGCATAACTCCGGCGATTACTGCTCCCAGGGAAACAAGCAAGGATGTCATACAGTAATAAAGGAATTCCCTGCCCATAGAATCCCCTCTGTTTTTCCCTTTGAGCAAGAGAAAGGAAAATATCGTTGCCAGGCCTGCTCCAAGCAGCAGACAGGGAATAGCCAAAACGGAAGGCAAAAAGATGGAAACCAGCGCAAGGCATATTCCGGCAAATTTTTGAGCCTTAATGACGAAAGCAATGGTAAATCCGATAATAAACCCCCGCGTAAAAACAATCAAATAGACTAAAGGTGTCCCGACAATCGTCAGTCCCAATAACCAGATACCGGCCATAATCAGAAAATTGTCTCTGGCCAATTGCTGCAAAAAGGATGTTTCAATCGTTTTAGGCTGTTCTGTCAGAAGCTGATTAAGGAATTCCGTAAGAACAGACACTTTCTCATTGCCCAAAGCCTTTACACCAACTGCACCAAAGATTATTCCTGCTAAAAGCACACTGGTTAATGTAAGATAAATCATCCAATACTGCTTAAGATGACTCAACACTGCTTTTACCATAAAAACACAGCCTTCCCGAAGAACTTGTCCTCAGGAATATATATTAAACAGTGGTTTCTTTAAGACCTATTTTTCCAAATATTCCGCCCCCGCCGGGATAGCAAATAACCGGTTTGCCCAAAGGATGGCCAGTACGGTTTTGGCATCTTTCAGTTCATTGTTCATCACCATGTCTACGGCTTCAGCTAAGGGAACCTTGATGACACCCAAAAATTCATCCTCATCGGAGGAAAGCGGCGACCATTGAAGCTCATCAGCCTGATAAAGATGAATGATCTCATCGGCAAAGCCAGGTGAGGTATGAAAAGTTCCCATATATTTCATCTTCCCCGTATAGCCGATTTCTTCTCTTAACTCTCTGATCGCACAGATTTCCGGATCTTCCCCTCTGTCAATTTTTCCTGCCGGTATTTCCAAGGTTTCCTGCTGCAAAGCATATCTGTATTGTCTGACCAGAAAAATCTGACCATCCTGAACGGCCAGCATCCCGACAGCACCGGGATGCTGGACAACTTCCCTTGTTGTTTCTTTGCCATTGGGAAGCTCCACTAAATCTTCTTTTACCCGTATGATTTTGCCTTCGTAAATCGTCTTCGTTACCAAGCGTTTTTCATCCAGTTTTTCGTTCATCTTTTTTCCTCACTTTAATCCCTTCTTAAAAATTGAAAATAACGGCTGTTCAATGCCTTTGATCTTTTTGCTTAATGATCGCATCTGATAGAATGAAAATGATAAAAGAGCACCTTAAATAAGATGCTGCGATTAATAATATTTATATTTAGTTTATCTCCAAGCATAGAAACGCAGAGGTATTTTGATTTCAATGATAAAATCAAAAAGACTTATCACTCTTTGAAAACTTGTGGATAAATCTTTAAACCAACGCTAATTTAGACCTTTTCTGCAATCCTTAGTTTATCTGCCACCATGGCGATAAATTCGGAATTCGTTGGTTTACCCCTGTCTAGATTAATGGTATAACCAAAAAATTTATTCATGAACTCAATATTCCCTCGATCCCAAGCCAGTTCAATGGCATGCCGTATCGCTCTTTCCACTCTGCTTGGAGTCGTATTGTATTTTCCGGCAATCATCGGGTATAATTCCTTAGTGACGGCACCAAGAAGGGCAACTTCCTTAATCACCGCTACAATGGAATCCCTTAAATATTGGTAACCTTTGACATGGGCCGGGACACCCATTTGTTGAATCATTTTCGTCACTTCAACATCAATATTAACGGCCTTCAGCGGAGTTTGCAAACTTGAATCCGAAGAAAAAACGCTTCTGGTCATTGCAGGAATCGGAGAAGAGAGCGGTACTGTATCATAATAACCAACCAGTTGTCTTATTCTTTTCCCTAAAGTGTCAATATCGAAGGGTTTCAAAATATAATAATCGGCTCCCAGTTGAACTGCGCGATGGGTCATGTTTTCCTGACCAAAAGATGTAAGAATAATTACTCGGGGACGTTTGGGAACAAGATCAAATTTTTCCATGACGCCAAGTCCGTCCAAATGAGGCATAATAATATCTAAAACGACAACATCAGGCTCTTCCGTTCTGATCATTTCCAAAGCATCATTACCGTTATATGCCACACCGGAAAGAATCATATCTTCCTGATTATTTACGTACTCTCTAAGAATTTCAATAAAGTCCCTGTTATCATCAGCCAGTAATACTCGAATAGGTTGCTGCATCAATTAAGTAACCCTCCCTTGTTTCCAGCTAATTCCTTAAAACTTACCATAGTTACCAAACATTAGCATATATTTACAAGTAATATAACTTCGACAATAAAGATTCAATTCCTGCATATATTTTTGGAAAATAAATAAAATTTTATAATGTTAAGTGATAATTAAAAGAGGATTGCCTTCTTCTTTATTGTTTAATCAGGATATGTTTATTTCAATTAACAAAAGTTTATCATATAGGAAGCAAAAAACTTGTCGTATTTTAAATTTTTTGATGATAATTTTTTTGAACAATAAGATAATAAATAATAAAAAGAGCTGCCCGTTTGGGCAGCCGCTGAAGAATTCAAACCAGAATCTTTGATCATATTTTCTATAAAAATTCCATATCCTCTTGTTGAATCATTGACAAAAACGTGAGTGACCGCTCCGATCAGCTTTTGATTCTGAACAATAGGACTTCCGCTCATTCCCTGAACAATTCCGCCGCTTTGATCGAGAAGTTTGGGATCGGTTATTTTAATGATCAAATTTTTATTGTCATTTCTGTTGAGCATGATTTTTTCAATTTCAATATCAAATTCTTCTATTGTATTATTTTTTAAAACCGTATAAATTTTAGCAGGACCCGGGATAATTTCCGATTTCAATCCCAGCAGGATTCCATCCTTATAGAATTTATTCGTAAATTTCCCTTCTAATGTGCCGTAAATTCCGCTTTCTGTATTTTTATTAATTTTACCGGAAAAATTTGAATTGATCATAAAAGTACCGATTTTTTCTCCTGGATCACCATTTTTACCCTTTTCAATGGAACTAATTGATGATTCAATCACCTTACCGTCTTTTAATTCGATTTTTTCATTGGTATCCATGTCAGTAATCACATGACCTAAGGCTCCGAATATTTGTTGTTTTGGCTCAATAAAAGTTAATGTTCCTACCCCTGCTGCCTCATCTCTAATAAATAATCCAATACGGTTTCGATTTGTTTCGGAACAGAAAACCGGAGAAATTTGTTTCTTCAGAATTTGATTTCCTCTTTTAATCGTAAAATTGATTGTCTTATTTTTTTGACATTGCTGATCAATTTCTTCAGAAACCTGTAAATCATTCTGGGCCTTTACCTCATTAATGCTTAAGATCATGTCTCCGATTTTTATCCCTGCGTTTTTTGCCGGAAATTTTTCTTTCCCACTGGAATCAATAATAGGAGCATACCCAACAATTAAAACTCCATTGGTTCTTAAACTGATGCCAATGGATTGTCCTCCTGGTATTACTCGTAAATCAGATTGGATCGGCTGTTGGTTTTCATGGTTAAAAAAATCAAATAAAGAAAAAGAGATGGCAGATTGTGTAGATATTGAAGTCGGAAAACTCATTGAGATTCTGGGAGGCAGTGCTAAACTGGCACATAACAATACAAACAAAATGATTCTTCTTTTATATTTTTTCATTTTGTTTAATCCTCCAGCTTTTTCCCTCCTCATCATAAATATGGTATAATTCTGTAGAAATAAAATTTAGCCTAGATATAAATTCTCCTGAATTCAGTTGTTTCATTCTGTGAAATCATTTCTAACCTTTCTTGATATTAACGGTTCCTTTATTTTACATAAAAATTTTGTTCTTTTTTTCATCAGTCTTTTGGGTTTTAATGCTTTATATTGTGAGGAATAAAAAGTTGAGAAATAAATCTTTAATCATCATTCTTATCGTATTCAATTGCTTTTTATTGGGCTGCGGCAAGGCCGCTGAAAATCAAAAACAGAGCCTTACTCATTCTTTTGAAAAAGATACCGAGGGCTGGTCCGGATATTTTTCCGCGAACTTAACCCTTCCCGTTTCAGCCGAAAATCATTCAAGTCTGGAATTTAAAAATGCGGCAATTCCCCTGCCTGATCAGAAGAAAAAAGCTCTCTTGCTGAGAGCGGACAGTTATCGCAATTCGATTTTTATGTATGTGCTGAAAAAAATTGATTCGTTTAAGCTCGAACCTGATAGTGTATATTCCGTCGCTTTAACTTTTGATCTCGCCACAAGTATGCCTGCAAATCTGCAAGAATACGGAGGGACTCCCGGGCAGACTATTTTTGTCAAAGCTGGTTTTCCCAACGCTAAGCCTGGCATTGTCACAAGTACGCAGCATCCCTTGATCGGTAATCTAAGCAATGAATATATTGAAAATCTGGAAAGCATCGGAAATATCGCCAAAAGTAGTTCTTCGGATATGAGCTTTGAATTAAAACCTTTTCATTACCAGTCAACGGTGAAAACGGACGGTGAAGGGTCCTTCTGGATCATCATTGGCGTTAATTCCCAGTTTGAAGTTCCTTTAGAGCTTTATATCAGCAATATCCGGATTAGTATTGATTAACAGCCGTCGGATTATTTTAAAGAGACTAAATATGCTCCGATCAAGATCACAAAAATACCAACCATTCTGGTCGCAGGCAGGTGTTCCTTAAAGATAAAAAATGCAACCAAAGCTCCGCCGACATAACACAGACTTTGGAGAGGGTAAAGCAAAGAGAATTCCATTTTTGATAATAAGTATAGCCAGATCCCTGTAGCAATGACGTAGAGTACCAGCCCGGAAATAATGTAAGGATTAAAAAAACACTTTACGATAGATTGCAGGCTGAACGTGATCTCTTCTGATCTTAGTCCCAATTTCCATAAGGTTTGACCGCTGACCAGCAATATGATATTCAGGAGAATGAGTAAAAACTTCATGATTTAACCTCTTGTGATATGATGATAATCAATTTTATTTTTAAACTTTGGTACGAATTGCCTGAAGAATAGATAAAATTCAAAAAGCTGAAAGGCAGCAAAAGCGATAACCAATCCCATAATCGGATACATATAGCGCGGGAAAGCAAAGTAAATTAAGTGAATGGTATTAAAGTATAAAATGATCAGGAACATCATCAGAGGATAAAAGTTCGTTTTGTTTTTCACAAGAGCACTAATCACGCCCAGCAGTCCCAAAAGAACAATGATTCGGTGGTATTGACTGACCGCTTTATGGGAAACATTCAGTATCGGCCTGTCATAATAAGGATAATTCCAATTGCGATAGGTTTTTCCTACAGTATACCAATAGAGATAGTCCTTTTTTTGGTCGGGGAAATACAGTTTTAGTCTCTCAATTCCTGTCGCGAACTCTGTCTCATTCATCTTTATTTCGTTGTTTTCAACCCGATAGCTCATGTAATCCTTTGATTGATCGTAATTGATATATGTCCCTTGTAAAAACGGATTGCCTGATGATTCGGTCAAAGGAATAAAGCGATCAAACTCCAGATAGTTTCTTATCCACCATGGCGCCATGACAGCTGTAATAACTGTTAAAGTGATCAATGTGTATTTGATCATCTCCTGTATACGGTACCGGTAAAGCACCCACATCAATAAAACCAGAACGGGAAAAAGGGCAATTGTCGGTCGAAACAGACACGCTAATCCTAAAATCACCCCTCCCCCCATATAATATTTTGCCTTCTTTTCTTTCACTGCCCATAAAGTGAAATATAAAAGCAAGTAAAGCAAAAACTTAAATATCTCTTCTGTCAGGATTAACCCTGTATTAGAAATATTCGGAATATAGGCTCCTTCTATGACACAAGCCAAAAGTGCGATTTTGCTGTTGTTAAAAACATCCCTGATGAGAAAGAAGAAAATAAACAGACCTAAAAAGTGTAAAACCGCCTGAAATATTCTAAACCCGATAATTCCATGAGAAAATCCCAGCAACTTCATAAAAAAGGCTAAGATATAAGTAATTCCGGGCATAATAAAAACTGTCGGCTGATCAACACGCCCGTAAACAAGCGTCCCTTTCTCCAGAAAGAGTAAAGCACTGCGCAGATATTTGACATCGTCATTATTATCCAATGTATTGATATCACCAAGTAAAAAATAATTGCCGTAACGAAAAATCATAGATAAGGATACAGCAAAAACGATCCCTGCCGTGAAAAGCAGACAAAGCTTTATCCACATTTTTTCATCTTTTAAATTGAACATGTTTACCTCTTGAACATCAATGGAAAAAATTCATGTTAGCGTTTGGAAAATAAACGCGACTGACCGATCTCTTGTTTGATCAAAGCAATCTCCTGAGATAATCTGGTTATTTTCTCCGCTTGTTTGGAAATTAATACGGTCAGATAAAGATTATAAACAATCACAGAAATCAAGCCAAAAAGAAATAAAAAAGATGGAGGGTTTTTAATCCCCAGCCATAATGAGATTTTATTTATGATATTGGGAGTACTTGATAAGATCAGGATCGTTGTGCTCGTGATGATCCATATTAAGGAGTATTTTTCCTGTAATTTTTTTTTATTGACCAGTCTGACGACCAAAACCAGGAAAATTATGCTGAATATGATTGAGATAGTGTAAACATTGATATTCTCAAGAAACATCGCACTAATTTACCTCGACCTTTTCATTCGTTCGGATCAATTCTAAAAATATCGATAGACTTACTTTCAGCATATAATAGATTGACCGGATAGGCGTGATGGAGGATTTGCCGTTTAATCTCTGATTCATTTCCACAGGTAC harbors:
- a CDS encoding DUF2304 domain-containing protein; protein product: MFLENINVYTISIIFSIIFLVLVVRLVNKKKLQEKYSLIWIITSTTILILSSTPNIINKISLWLGIKNPPSFLFLFGLISVIVYNLYLTVLISKQAEKITRLSQEIALIKQEIGQSRLFSKR